The following coding sequences lie in one Aspergillus puulaauensis MK2 DNA, chromosome 3, nearly complete sequence genomic window:
- a CDS encoding 4-hydroxyphenylpyruvate dioxygenase family protein (COG:E;~EggNog:ENOG410PW8E;~InterPro:IPR037523,IPR041735,IPR041736,IPR029068, IPR004360,IPR005956;~PFAM:PF00903;~antiSMASH:Cluster_3.1;~go_function: GO:0003868 - 4-hydroxyphenylpyruvate dioxygenase activity [Evidence IEA];~go_function: GO:0016701 - oxidoreductase activity, acting on single donors with incorporation of molecular oxygen [Evidence IEA];~go_process: GO:0009072 - aromatic amino acid family metabolic process [Evidence IEA];~go_process: GO:0055114 - oxidation-reduction process [Evidence IEA]): MGDAGTPTNRRVIRSMNPNYIGFDYIGWYVGNARQTVSYFVNHYGFSVLAYRGPETGSYATTAYVVGNGAARFVFTAPLSSPDSSWDTRASEDERRLCAEIHAHLTKHGDGVKDISFQVDDVRGVWEHAVANGAEPVREPELLKSDDGEVLVAAIQTFGDTVHTLVNRSAYSGTFLPGFKAVERRDSLQEYLPKIDIVEIDHCVGNQPWGGLEGAVNYYEKALNFHRFWNVDDKEMCSDFSAMNSVVVASPNEVIKMPMNEPAEGKKKSQIEEFCDYYNGAGCQHIAFRTNNIIDAVDSLQKRGVDFLSVPDTYYADVRKRLERVGTRVAEDIDTLQRYNVLIDFDEGGYLLQIFTKHVGDRPTVFLEIIQRENFDGFGAGNFKSLFEAFEREQALRGNL, from the exons ATGGGCGACGCAGGAACTCCCACAAACCGCAGGGTTATTCGCAGCATGAATCCCAACTATATCGGGTTCGACTACATCGGCTGGTATGTCGGCAATGCGCGACAGACAGTATCTTATTTCGTCAACCACTACGGCTTCTCCGTCCTGGCATATCGTGGACCCGAGACAGGATCGTACGCGACCACGGCGTATGTTGTCGGCAACGGTGCAGCGCGGTTTGTATTCACGGCGCCGCTCAGCTCCCCGGACAGCTCGTGGGACACGCGAGCGAGCGAGGACGAGCGCAGACTATGCGCAGAGATCCACGCGCACTTGACGAAGCATGGTGATGGTGTCAAGGACATTTCCTTccaggtggatgatgttCGCGGTGTCTGGGAGCATGCCGTCGCGAACGGCGCCGAGCCCGTTCGTGAGCCCGAGTTGCTGAAGAGCGACGACGGAGAAGTCCTCGTTGCTGCTATCCAGACGTTTGGCGACACCGTCCATACGCTCGTCAACCGGTCTGCGTACTCGGGGACATTCCTGCCGGGGTTCAAGGCGGTTGAGCGCCGCGACAGTCTTCAGGAGTATCTGCCCAAGATAGACATAGTTGAGATCGACCACTGTGTTGGCAACCAGCCCTGGGGTGGACTGGAAGGGGCTGTCAACTACTACGAGAAGGCACTCAACTTCCACCGGTTCTGGAATGTTGACGACAAGGAGATGTGCTCTGATTTCTCGGCCATGAACTCGGTGGTTGTGGCGTCACCAAACGAGGTAATCAAGATGCCAATGAACGAGCCTGCTGAAGGGAAAAAGAAGTCGCAGATTGAAGA GTTCTGCGACTACTACAACGGCGCCGGCTGCCAACACATCGCATTCCGCACCAATAACATCATCGACGCCGTGGATAGCCTGCAGAAACGCGGAGTCGACTTTCTATCTGTGCCAGACACTTATTACGCCGATGTGCGCAAGCGCCTGGAGCGCGTGGGCACGCGGGTTGCGGAGGACATCGATACGCTGCAGCGGTACAACGTCCTGATCGACTTCGACGAGGGAGGCTACCTGCTGCAGATATTCACCAAGCACGTCGGCGACCGGCCAACAGTGTTCCTGGAAATCATCCAGCGTGAGAACTTTGACGGCTTCGGGGCTGGAAACTTCAAGAGTCTGTTCGAGGCGTTTGAGCGCGAGCAGGCGCTACGGGGGAACCTGTAG
- a CDS encoding uncharacterized protein (COG:C,H;~EggNog:ENOG410PGID;~InterPro:IPR036188,IPR002938,IPR036249,IPR038220, IPR012941;~PFAM:PF07976,PF01494;~SMCOG1050:monooxygenase FAD-binding;~antiSMASH:Cluster_3.1;~go_function: GO:0071949 - FAD binding [Evidence IEA]) — MPDNYDVVVIGAGPVGLMLSACLTRLGPYKIKHIDKAVEPTRAGRASGIQPRTLDVLSTMGLKRPIWAYNPGLIQEVAFWATTTNGKGIQRTGTSKSYPEHVDTRYPFTTILHQGRVERIFLDDVRSRGVQVERSRVIRSVRYLGPDVEYPVEAELASVDGPATETVRTKYLFGADGARSAVRAMLGIPMVYKDPAVHVWGVIDGVVTTDFPDMQIKCTIRTPRGACMVIPHGNNRVRVYVQMSREEGEAPSASGSQEKIQRTANNILSPYKVEWECVDWHSVYPIGQGIAQQYSMYNRIFIGGDACHTHSPKAGQGMNYGILDAHNLVWKLHLVECGLMRPDLLETYEEERRAVASRLIEFDATYAGLFSSHNPSQETNDEFVRIYKQNTQLTSGYGVEYPANNLTQIGDGDDIFISSLAKLQPGRSFPPVNVTRVIDARNVSLEREVPFNGSFNIVVFAGEQGPEQRTLVDLASQLGRRGSVFSRVQKNAAAVDLPYERRHNPHSPLYTFSIVFNQVRASVAISALPHFFLPYRYHIYSDDARAGKTHETGQGVAHRKMGFDPREGGVVIVRPDGYVGCVVRLVEGRATADALDQYFSAVVPGDQPCVLVPSML; from the exons ATGCCCGACAACTACGACGTCGTCGTTATCGGTGCTGGCCCTGTAGGCCTCATGCTCTCCGCCTGCTTGACGCGCCTGGGGCCCTACAAAATCAAGCACATCGACAAGGCCGTGGAGCCAACGCGCGCCGGCCGCGCAAGTGGTATCCAACCGCGGACACTGGACGTGCTCAGCACTATGGGCCTTAAGAGACCTATCTGGGCGTATAATCCGGGTCTCATTCAAGAAGTTGCCTTCTGGGCTACAACTACAAATGGGAAGGGCATTCAGCGCACCGGCACCAGCAAGAGTTACCCTGAGCACGTCGACACCCGGTACCCTTTCACCACCATCCTGCACCAGGGCCGTGTCGAGCGCATTTTCCTGGATGATGTGCGGTCGCGGGGCGTCCAGGTCGAGCGATCACGGGTTATTCGCAGCGTGAGATACCTTGGACCAGACGTTGAGTACCCCGTTGAGGCAGAACTGGCCAGTGTTGATGGCCCAGCCACCGAGACGGTGCGGACCAAGTATCTCTTCGGTGCGGATGGAGCACGCAGTGCGGTGCGTGCAATGCTGGGTATTCCTATGGTTTATAAAGATCCAGCAGTTCACGTATGGGGGGTGATTGACGGGGTGGTAACGACCGATTTCCCCGATATGCAA ATCAAATGCACCATTCGCACGCCCCGTGGTGCCTGTATGGTCATACCCCATGGCAACAACCGCGTGCGTGTCTACGTCCAGATGTCgcgcgaggagggcgaggcccCCTCCGCGTCTGGCTCTCAGGAAAAGATCCAGCGCACAGCGAACAATATCTTGAGTCCGTACAAGGTCGAATGGGAGTGCGTCGACTGGCACTCCGTCTATCCCATCGGTCAAGGCATCGCACAGCAATACTCCATGTATAACCGGATCTTCATTGGCGGCGACGCCTGCCACACCCACAGC CCCAAAGCCGGTCAGGGCATGAACTACGGTATCCTGGACGCGCACAATCTCGTCTGGAAGCTGCACCTCGTGGAATGCGGCCTGATGCGCCCCGACTTACTGGAGACGTATGAAGAGGAACGACGCGCTGTTGCCTCGCGCCTGATCGAATTCGATGCCACTTACGCCGGACTCTTCAGCTCGCACAACCCTTCGCAGGAGACAAACGACGAGTTTGTCCGTATCTACAAACAAAATACGCAGCTGACAAGTGGTTACGGGGTCGAATATCCAGCCAACAACCTGACCCAGatcggcgatggcgacgacatcttcatctcctcgcTGGCCAAACTGCAGCCTGGTCGTAGCTTTCCCCCGGTGAATGTGACACGCGTGATTGACGCCCGGAATGTGTCGTTGGAGCGCGAGGTCCCCTTTAACGGCAGTTTCaacatcgtcgtcttcgccggCGAGCAGGGGCCGGAGCAACGCACGTTGGTCGACCTGGCAAGCCAGCTCGGACGACGGGGCTCGGTGTTTTCGCGGGTTCAAAAGAATGCAGCAGCCGTGGATTTACCATACGAAAGACGACATAATCCTCACTCTCCGCTGTATACCTTTTCGATCGTGTTTAATCAGGTACGAGCATCCGTCGCCATTAGCGCTCTACCGCACTTTTTCCTGCCTTATCGGTATCACATCTACTCAGACGATGCCCGTGCTGGAAAGACGCACGAGACAGGGCAGGGCGTCGCGCATAGGAAGATGGGATTCGATCCCCGAGAGGGAGGCGTCGTCATTGTGAGGCCGGATGGGTATGTTGGGTGTGTTGTCAGGCTGGTGGAGGGCAGGGCCACTGCAGACGCTCTAGACCAGTACTTCTCTGCGGTTGTTCCTGGAGACCAGCCCTGTGTTCTGGTTCCGAGTATGCTCTAA
- a CDS encoding uncharacterized protein (COG:S;~EggNog:ENOG410PPEG;~TransMembrane:7 (o65-88i100-124o144-164i184-205o225-247i259-281o301-322i);~antiSMASH:Cluster_3.1), whose amino-acid sequence MAPVTFAVRCQSIDELLHQSPLAHPDFSTFSCLRVKMDSSDLTTPALEPPQGHFSDLNKPPVLRVHFIATAAVTLVLSTIAVVLRIFMKARVLRRVQLEEYILVLSLAGFYAFTLLMVTATSFGEGSHQWNVSIADFKMVVERANVIEIIYCPTILGAKVAMLLQMKRMFVVSKKGKLYWLHEILLWTNVPCYLAITLSFILACVPRQKLWESDLPGRCISSNGSLIASSAINVVSDITMLLFPLMVVMRLQLPTRTKLILGMVFGTGILGCISSVFRLVYGVFLTKTSDFTWSISPVGLWAIGEVCSVILSGAVPMLPGFVKFVRGQEGSGSGPSYGLATTSRRRDNTGNLALQGQTVPGQIDKGAYDRYYELGVMNDAHASVTSLIEGRQKADPGSSIVKTVHIQTGYE is encoded by the exons ATGGCCCCTGTCACTTTCGCTGTCCGCTGTCAATCGATCGATGAACTGCTCCATCAGAGCCCACTCGCCCACCCCGATTTTTCGACGTTCTCTTGTCTGCGCGTCAAGATGGACAGCTCCGACCTGACCACGCCGGCCCTGGAGCCACCCCAAGGGCACTTCAGCGACCTCAACAAACCCCCCGTCCTGCGTGTTCACTTCATTGCCACGGCGGCGGTCacgctggtgctgtcgaCGATCGCCGTGGTCCTCCGGATCTTCATGAAAGCCCGAGTCCTGCGTCGCGTGCAGCTGGAAGAGTACATCCTGGTGCTGTCTCTCGCCGGGTTCTACGCCTTTACCCTGTTGATGGTCACGGCGACAAGCTTTGGGGAGGGATCCCACCAGTGGAATGTGTCGATTGCAGACTTCAAAATGGTGGTGGAACGGGCGAATGTCATCGAGATCATCTACTGCCCGACCATCCTGGGGGCTAAGGTAGCAatgctgctgcagatgaaACGCATGTTCGTCGTCAGCAAGAAGGGCAAGCTGTACTGGCTGCATGAGATTCTGCTGTGGACCAACGTGCCCTGCTATCTCGCCATCACCCTGAGTTTCATCCTGGCCTGTGTCCCCCGCCAGAAGCTCTGGGAGTCTGATCTACCCGGCCGGTGCATCTCGTCCAATGGCTCGCTGATTGCCTCGTCGGCCATCAATGTGGTTTCTGATATCACAATGCTGCTCTTTCCGTTGATGGTGGTTATGCGACTGCAGCTTCCTACTCGAACGAAGTTGATCCTGGGGATGGTATTCGGCACTGGCATTCT GGGCTGTATATCCAGTGTCTTTCGACTTGTCTATGGCGTCTTCCTGACCAAAACAAGTGACTTTACATGGTCGATTTCCCCTGTTGGGCTTTGGGC CATTGGAGAGGTATGCTCGGTCATCCTGTCTGGTGCCGTCCCCATGCTTCCAGGATTCGTCAAGTTCGTgcgaggacaagaaggatcTGGCTCAGGGCCCTCGTATGGTCTCGCAACGACCTCACGACGACGAGACAACACCGGGAACCTCGCGTTGCAGGGACAGACCGTGCCTGGACAGATTGACAAGGGAGCCTACGATCGTTATTACGAGCTGGGGGTCATGAATGATGCCCATGCCAGTGTGACGTCTCTTATCGAGGGACGTCAAAAGGCAGATCCTGGGTCAAGCATCGTCAAAACGGTCCACATCCAAACTGGATATGAATGA
- a CDS encoding uncharacterized protein (CAZy:GH43;~COG:G;~EggNog:ENOG410PVVU;~InterPro:IPR008979,IPR023296,IPR006710;~PFAM:PF04616;~antiSMASH:Cluster_3.1;~go_function: GO:0004553 - hydrolase activity, hydrolyzing O-glycosyl compounds [Evidence IEA];~go_process: GO:0005975 - carbohydrate metabolic process [Evidence IEA]) — MGVKSFLGITAIYAARIAHAVEVDGSDAVTFTSKGNPLLADGSWYSGDPAPLVVNNTVYIISGKDDAPPDTNSFVMPQWGMFESVSPDPAGSEWTLYPNIATPSEVFSWAAEGTAYAAQVVQGPDNRFYLYAPVTEANSANTDPFAIGVAVADSPTGPYKDAHPDGPIVSQSVPSGNDIQNIDPTVLVDDDGSVYLYFGTFGRLLGYQLDSDMTTITGDVIEADTSSLTGYFEAPWLLKRKDTYYMLYAANNAGEDSPCTPTSYHACIAYASSSSPLGPWTFQGVVLHIVSSTTSHPGVVESNGAWYLVYHTADAEGGYHFRRSVAFDELTWDDSQSPPTINTVKQTFAPQTVPEPTRNIAGAANASSANLTPIQYWVEALHDGVISANPLPPDIWSSYDGTNSPGENTVIYSWDSAVTLNGTAMVFFADQPEGASDGVAPPTAWHVEYLENGSWTKVSNAAPYPLEVSDTPVEVGFDEIETTSIRAVLSASGGSGGYAGVGIKEWFAFAPTAQ; from the coding sequence ATGGGTGTGAAATCATTCCTTGGTATTACGGCTATCTATGCAGCAAGGATTGCACACGCTGTAGAGGTCGATGGCTCGGATGCTGTCACTTTCACCTCAAAGGGCAACCCTCTCCTCGCTGATGGCTCATGGTACTCTGGAGACCCTGCGCCCCTCGTGGTGAACAACACGGTGTACATCATCAGCGGCAAGGATGATGCACCGCCGGATACGAACTCGTTTGTGATGCCTCAATGGGGCATGTTTGAATCCGTCAGCCCTGACCCGGCCGGCTCGGAGTGGACGTTATATCCCAACATTGCCACGCCGTCTGAAGTCTTTTCCTGGGCAGCTGAAGGCACGGCATACGCAGCTCAGGTTGTTCAGGGCCCAGACAACAGATTCTACCTGTATGCGCCCGTGACGGAGGCAAACTCAGCCAACACCGACCCGTTTGCTATTGGAGTTGCCGTGGCCGACAGCCCGACAGGGCCCTATAAAGATGCCCATCCAGACGGTCCGATTGTGTCCCAGTCAGTCCCATCAGGGAATGACATCCAGAACATTGACCCGACCGTCCTTGTTGACGACGATGGGAGTGTCTACCTCTACTTTGGCACCTTTGGCCGTCTTCTGGGGTACCAACTCGACAGCGACATGACCACGATCACCGGCGATGTCATTGAAGCCGACACGTCTTCGCTGACTGGGTACTTCGAAGCCCCGTGGTTGCTGAAGAGAAAGGACACTTACTACATGCTGTACGCCGCCAACAATGCCGGCGAGGATTCGCCATGCACGCCCACTTCCTACCACGCATGCATTGCATacgcctcttcttcatcgcctcttGGCCCGTGGACATTCCAGGGTGTCGTGCTGCACATCGTCTCTTCGACCACCTCTCACCCGGGTGTTGTCGAAAGCAATGGAGCCTGGTACCTTGTCTATCACACCGCGGACGCAGAAGGGGGATACCATTTCCGACGCAGTGTGGCCTTTGACGAGCTCACTTGGGACGATTCGCAGTCTCCCCCGACCATCAATACTGTCAAGCAGACATTCGCACCGCAGACAGTTCCAGAGCCGACGCGTAACATTGCGGGCGCAGCAAATGCCAGCTCTGCCAATCTGACCCCTATTCAATATTGGGTTGAAGCTCTTCACGACGGCGTTATCAGTGCAAACCCGCTTCCACCGGACATCTGGAGTTCGTACGATGGAACGAACTCACCGGGGGAAAATACTGTTATCTATTCCTGGGATTCAGCAGTGACACTGAATGGGACGGCCATGGTCTTCTTTGCAGACCAGCCAGAAGGCGCATCGGACGGCGTGGCACCCCCGACAGCATGGCATGTCGAGTACCTGGAGAATGGGTCTTGGACGAAGGTGTCCAATGCCGCGCCGTATCCCCTGGAGGTCTCCGATACTCCGGTTGAGGTGGGCTTTGACGAAATAGAGACAACCTCCATTCGAGCTGTTCTATCTGCATCCGGAGGAAGCGGGGGGTATGCTGGAGTCGGAATCAAGGAATGGTTTGCTTTCGCGCCAACTGCGCAGTAG
- a CDS encoding uncharacterized protein (COG:S;~EggNog:ENOG410PKCG;~InterPro:IPR043750;~PFAM:PF18951;~SECRETED:SignalP(1-18);~antiSMASH:Cluster_3.1) has protein sequence MIAYAAALATVLAVSAQAQDTLGLANGYKNLSTTNFDFDLVADVQVLSSIRPSGGSFDFSPSNFLQYRAANGQYHVGDINFRYRLSSTGEWLNASTASSREAVEDVSSTDALSEANLAKSLPDSFPLDVTRRWTNIDGDLGLTFTLNNTNDEAVELGSLGLPIEFNSIFYNYETDEALESCSLIDPYIGLGGGYVQVTPTRGTGDALVITPLGDTQFEAWNFLEEPTDGELPYHSQVFEGFYEWQVLTKAHAEQEWADVEPWNAPSSRTLKPGDTWTVGLRLSLVKDGIRGIGDVVEATGTPYAMGVPGYIIPSDLEASLHLFTNKTVANMTTYPAQSFDITEASTSNVWKLKPKLGIWGRVRLAITYGDGVVQTVHYYITDSASEAVGKLGSFFTTKAWFNDSSDPFGRSPSIITYDRIAEKQVDQDPRVWIAGLMDEGGSGAWLATLMKQSIQPEPAEITKLEQFIDETLWGNIQVKDDQTGPTNTSADVYGVRKSVFFYEPSYVADYEYQSDINWGNWWSWNRADSYSVDGRAYNYVHVTAAYWAMYRVARAYPDLVTSHSWEWYLNHAYETVMRCYVQDQSGTYTVGYALVGLMGETVWGELLNDLQRENQTEKVSKLETVMQDRVDYWDTLPAPFGSEQAWDSTGQEGVYYWTRYFGNDALVNKTINSILGYMPTVAHWGWNGNARRYWDNIYGGKLQRIKRQIHHYGSGLNALPLLSHFRYNPQDTHLLHVGYGGMNGPLSSIDAGGFAAASFHSWPDTLAWDGYSGDYGPNFVGLALGSAVYLVEDPKLGQVVYGGNIKSNDSTVVVAPRDAVKHRVYIAALSLYITIDAGAIEEFEYDADNGTVSLTLASKSSSAPKTAAAASAVVVWLEDLSNSQTYTLDGDYTKERGGFKVPLSENSTTVTVGSS, from the exons ATGATAGCTTATGCCGCTGCGCTGGCCACTGTGCTGGCTGTCTCAGCGCAAGCCCAGGATACCCTGGGCCTGGCGAATGGCTACAAGAACCTGTCGACGACcaacttcgacttcgacctGGTGGCAGACGTGCAGGTTCTCTCTTCTATCCGGCCAAGCGGAGGGTCCTTTGACTTTTCTCCTTCCAACTTCCTTCAGTATCGCGCAGCAAACGGCCAGTATCACGTCGGCGACATCAACTTTCGCTATCGCCTGTCCAGCACTGGCGAATGGCTCAATGCCAGCACTGCCTCATCTCGAGAAGCAGTCGAGGACGTATCATCTACAGACGCCCTGAGTGAGGCCAATCTTGCGAAGAGTCTGCCTGATTCATTCCCACTCGACGTTACTCGCAGGTGGACCAACATTGATGGCGACTTGGGACTGACATTCACGCTCAACAATACGAACGATGAAGCTGTCGAGCTCGGAAGCCTGGGACTGCCAATCGAATTCAACAGCATCTTCTACAACTACGAGACAGACGAGGCACTGGAGAGCTGCTCGCTTATCGATCCCTAcattgggcttggaggaggcTACGTCCAAGTGACGCCAACCCGTGGCACCGGCGATGCGCTCGTCATCACGCCCCTTGGTGATACCCAGTTCGAGGCGTGGAACTTCCTCGAGGAACCAACTGATGGAGAACTTCCATACCACAGTCAGGTCTTCGAGGGGTTCTACGAGTGGCAGGTCCTAACGAAGGCTCATGCGGAGCAGGAATGGGCCGATGTCGAACCATGGAATGCACCATCCTCCAGGACGTTGAAGCCAGGAGATACTTGGACGGTCGGACTGCGTCTATCGCTGGTGAAAGATGGCATTCGGGGCATTGGGGACGTGGTCGAAGCTACCGGGACTCCTTATGCGATGGGAGTCCCTGGCTATATCATCCCATCGGACTTGGAAGCATCATTACATCTTTTCACAAACAAAACAGTTGCCAATATGACAACTTATCCCGCCCAGTCGTTCGATATCACAGAAGCCAGTACAAGCAATGTTTGGAAATTGAAACCAAAGTTGGGCATCTGGGGCCGTGTCCGACTTGCGATTACCTATGGCGACGGCGTTGTGCAGACTGTGCATTACTACATCACCGACAGCGCCTCTGAGGCTGTTGGAAAACTGGGCAGCTTTTTCACTACAAAGGCCTGGTTCAACGACTCGAGTGATCCCTTTGGTCGGTCTCCTTCGATCATCACGTACGACCGCATCGCAGAGAAACAGGTAGACCAAGACCCTCGCGTTTGGATTGCAGGGCTCATGGACGAGGGTGGGTCCGGGGCATGGCTGGCGACATTGATGAAGCAGTCCATACAGCCTGAGCCAGCAGAAATCACGAAGCTGGAGCAGTTCATCGACGAGACTCTTTGGGGCAATATCCAAGTAAAGGACGATCAGACCGGCCCAACCAACACTAGCGCCGACGTCTACGGCGTTCGCAAGAGTGTCTTCTTCTACGAGCCCAGCTATGTTGCCGACTACGAGTATCAGTCGGACATCAACTGGGGCAACTGGTGGAGCTGGAACCGCGCCGACTCCTACTCGGTGGATGGCAGGGCGTACAACTACGTCCATGTCACTGCGGCATACTGGGCCATGTACCGCGTTGCCAGAGCATATCCTGACCTGGTGACTTCTCACAGCTGGGAATGGTACTTGAACCATGCATACGAGACCGTGATGCGATGCTATGTCCAGGATCAATCGGGCACCTACACCGTGGGATACGCATTGGTCGGATTGATGGGCGAAACCGTCTGGGGAGAGCTGCTCAACGACCTCCAACGCGAGAACCAAACAGAAAAAGTGAGCAAGCTGGAAACAGTCATGCAGGACCGAGTCGACTACTGGGATACTCTCCCAGCTCCGTTTGGCAGCGAACAGGCCTGGGACTCGACTGGGCAGGAGGGCGTGTATTACTGGACGCG ATACTTTGGAAATGATGCTCTGGTGAACAAGACAATCAACAGCATCCTTGGGTACATGCCCACCGTGGCGCACTGGGGGTGGAATGGGAACGCTCGTCGCTACTGGGACAACAT CTATGGAGGAAAGCTGCAGCGTATCAAGCGCCAGATCCACCACTACGGATCAGGTCTCAACGCACTGCCTTTGCTATCCCACTTCCGCTACAATCCACAAGACACCCACCTCCTTCACGTAGGCTACGGCGGCATGAACGGACCACTCTCCAGCATCGACGCTGGCGGGTTTGCAGCAGCTTCGTTCCATTCATGGCCAGACACCCTGGCCTGGGATGGCTACAGCGGAGACTATGGCCCCAACTTCGTTGGTCTCGCACTCGGCTCTGCGGTTTATCTTGTCGAGGACCCGAAGCTAGGGCAGGTTGTCTACGGAGGCAATATCAAGTCGAACGATTCTACTGTTGTCGTCGCCCCTCGCGATGCAGTGAAGCATCGTGTCTATATCGCGGCACTTTCTCTTTACATCACAATTGATGCGGGAGCAATCGAGGAGTTCGAGTACGACGCTGACAATGGTACTGTCTCCCTTACCCTTGCTTCAAAGTCAAGCTCCGCTCCAAAGACAGCTGCGGCTGCTTCAGCTGTGGTTGTTTGGCTGGAAGATCTGAGTAATTCTCAGACGTACACTCTTGACGGAGACTACACCAAGGAACGAGGTGGCTTTAAAGTGCCTCTTAGTGAGAACTCTACCACAGTGACTGTAGGGTCGAGTTAA
- a CDS encoding uncharacterized protein (COG:S;~EggNog:ENOG410Q27V;~antiSMASH:Cluster_3.1), with amino-acid sequence MPVQRQQRRSQLECAEGQMESQARPKCDECKSQRPSSRSAKHARRRSDTRTRKHSSRSRTRKTKGSFTSDSSVYSSPSPPSTGHHQSTASSTSSIESNSSEDRDNARPTSGDVGPVVDTMNPDDRRLFEHWAAATEQSLTHSKGKDLSWQSTIRRQSATHPALRHSTLALSAVQLALEGEAGSAKRKSLLQDARRHYNDAVDKFPSLDDSPGDTSESTCDAAFSTASILFMCELTSPSLAEDGFSFSRSADSSSPKPKEDQSQEQDQEQDQEKDQKRQKTDHEEASPPSSAPAGHSRTLQELLNIFTTVRALSPSSKVLDVVEKGKLKALFSETDPYHQLPSTYTLTILAMRNLNTASAKKDSLHETSVYDDAITKLDRSLEMLSKGGEPTMIALRWMFRVPPRYLELVREKNPLALIVFAHYCAVLHHLRDRWWMGDWGSRLVKEISQLLGPERMGSILWASDIVGIQT; translated from the exons ATGCCTGTCCAGAGACAACAACGAAGATCACAGCTTGAATGCGCCGAGGGCCAGATGGAG TCCCAGGCCCGTCCCAAGTGCGACGAATGCAAGTCGCAGCGTCCATCCTCTCGCTCTGCTAAACACGCCCGACGCCGGTCCGACACTCGCACTCGCAAGcactcttctcgctctcgcacTCGAAAGACCAAGGGCTCGTTTACGTCCGACTCGTCTGTAtactcctctccttctcctccctccaccGGCCATCACCAGTCGACGGCCAGCTCCACCTCGTCAATCGAGTCGAACTCCTCCGAGGACAGGGACAATGCGCGGCCAACGTCTGGGGACGTTGGCCCTGTTGTGGACACCATGAACCCGGACGACCGCCGGCTGTTTGAGCACTGGGCTGCTGCGACTGAACAGTCGCTGACACacagcaagggcaaggacctGTCGTGGCAGTCCACGATACGCCGCCAGTCGGCTACACACCCGGCCCTGCGCCATAGCACCCTGGCCCTGTCCGCCGTACAACTCGCACTGGAAGGCGAGGCTGGATCTGCGAAGCGGAAGAGTCTCTTGCAGGACGCCCGCAGACACTATAACGACGCCGTGGACAAGTTCCCATCCCTCGACGACTCCCCCGGCGACACCTCCGAATCCACATGCGATGCGGCCTTTTCGACCGCAAGCATTCTCTTCATGTGCGAATTGActtcgccttcgctggcCGAAGATGGATTTAGCTTTTCGCGATCGGCTGATTCTTCAAGCCCGAAACCAAAGGAGGATCAGAGTCAGGAGCAGGATCAGGAGCAGGATCAGGAGAAGGACCAGAAGCGGCAGAAGACCGACCATGAAGAAGcgtctcctccatcttccgcCCCTGCTGGACACTCTCGGACCCTCCAGGAGCTCCTTAATATCTTTACAACAGTGCGGGCATTGTCGCCCAGCTCCAAAGtcctcgacgtcgtcgagAAAGGCAAGCTGAAGGCGCTCTTCTCCGAAACCGACCCATATCACCAACTGCCCAGCACATATACACTCACTATCCTTGCGATGCGCAACCTCAACACCGCCTCTGCCAAGAAGGACTCGTTGCACGAGACGTCTGTCTACGATGATGCTATTACAAAGCTCGACCGCTCCCTGGAGATGCTCAGCAAAGGAGGCGAGCCCACCATGATTGCTCTCCGGTGGATGTTCCGTGTCCCACCGCGGTACTTGGAGCTTGTGCGCGAGAAGAATCCCCTTGCGCTCATCGTCTTTGCGCATTACTGTGCTGTTCTCCACCATCTGCGCGACCGATGGTGGATGGGTGACTGGGGGAGTCGGCTGGTCAAGGAGATCTCCCAGCTGCTGGGCCCAGAGCGCATGGGCTCGATCCTATGGGCCTCTGATATTGTGGGAATCCAGACATGA